The nucleotide sequence ATCTGACCTGAATTTCGATTGGTATTAATGAGTGTGCGATAACCACTTTCCGCTACTCCCTGTTCCTTCGCTACCTTCTGCACAACCGCGAAAATTTTTCCGATCAATGGAATATCCGAAGAGGGGATGTCGTTGAGCGTTGCGTAATGTTTTTTGGGAATGAATAAAATATGAACCGGTCCTTTTGGATTGATGTCT is from Deltaproteobacteria bacterium and encodes:
- a CDS encoding histidine triad nucleotide-binding protein gives rise to the protein MSDCLFCKIAAGEIPCDKVYENDDILGFKDINPKGPVHILFIPKKHYATLNDIPSSDIPLIGKIFAVVQKVAKEQGVAESGYRTLINTNRNSGQIVFHAHWHLIGGKPLGPMA